A portion of the Lolium rigidum isolate FL_2022 chromosome 1, APGP_CSIRO_Lrig_0.1, whole genome shotgun sequence genome contains these proteins:
- the LOC124660824 gene encoding GDSL esterase/lipase At4g26790-like, with protein sequence MAFRQARLSSTAVALLLLLVAAVEVQMLVVDAASASAKKPVVPAVIVFGDSTVDTGNNNAIKTVLKSNFPPYGRDLHLPGGGATGRFCNGRMPPDFVSEALGLPPLVPAYLDPAYSIKDFATGVVFASAGTGLDVRTASVLAVLPMWKELEYFKEYQQRLAKHVGPDGAKDIVSNAAYIVSVGTNDFLENYFLLVTGRFLQYSVSEYTDFLVARAEEFLTTIYRLGARRVTFAGLPAMGCLPLERTLDVIRGGGCNEEYNTVAREYNVRVNSMMAMLRAKLQGFRLAYIDVYDSMVDVISHPDKLGLENVSEGCCATGKVEMAYLCNDVSPFTCQDAGKYFFWDSFHPTEKLNRFFATGITKALLEIL encoded by the exons ATGGCGTTTCGCCAGGCaaggttgtcgtcgacggcggTGGCGCTTCTGCTGCTGCTCGTGGCCGCGGTAGAGGTACAAATGCTCGTCGTCGACGCAGCATCGGCGTCGGCAAAGAAGCCGGTGGTGCCGGCGGTGATCGTGTTCGGGGACTCGACGGTGGACACGGGGAACAACAACGCAATCAAGACGGTACTGAAGAGCAACTTCCCGCCGTACGGGCGCGACCTGCACCTTccgggcggcggcgccacgggccGGTTCTGCAACGGTCGCATGCCGCCGGACTTCGTCTCCGAGGCGCTCGGCCTGCCCCCGCTCGTGCCGGCGTACCTCGACCCCGCCTACAGCATCAAGGACTTCGCCACCGGCGTTGTCTTCGCATCCGCCGGAACCGGCCTCGACGTCCGCACTGCCAGCGTCCTG GCAGTGCTACCGATGTGGAAGGAGTTGGAGTACTTCAAGGAGTACCAGCAGCGGCTAGCCAAGCACGTCGGGCCCGACGGCGCCAAGGACATCGTCTCCAACGCCGCCTACATCGTCAGCGTCGGCACCAATGACTTCCTGGAGAACTACTTTCTCCTCGTCACCGGGCGGTTCCTTCAGTACAGCGTGTCCGAGTACACCGACTTCCTCGTCGCGCGCGCCGAGGAGTTCCTGACGACCATCTACAGGCTGGGCGCGCGGCGGGTCACCTTCGCGGGGCTCCCGGCCATGGGGTGCCTGCCGCTGGAGCGCACTCTCGACGTGATCCGCGGCGGCGGCTGCAACGAGGAGTACAACACGGTGGCTAGGGAGTACAACGTCAGGGTCAACTCCATGATGGCCATGCTCCGGGCCAAGCTCCAAGGGTTCAGGCTCGCCTACATCGACGTCTACGACAGCATGGTGGACGTCATCAGCCATCCCGATAAGCTCGGGCTGGAGAACGTCTCCGAAGGGTGCTGCGCCACGGGGAAGGTCGAGATGGCCTACCTCTGCAACGACGTCTCCCCGTTCACATGCCAGGATGCTGGCAAGTACTTCTTCTGGGACTCGTTCCATCCCACCGAGAAGCTCAACCGCTTCTTCGCCACAGGGATCACCAAGGCTCTCCTAGAGATACTCTAG
- the LOC124684788 gene encoding uncharacterized protein LOC124684788 produces MASSMRAWLVVAALACALTLLLRSADAQAAGPTTASPAQKPVCVPGAKTPCRVGALPRDPENQEEEGMFNVKARAPSGAGDTDSDDDYTDPDQPKDPDQPDDDDLVVLGH; encoded by the coding sequence ATGGCGTCGTCCATGCGCGCAtggttggtggtggcggcgctggcgTGTGCTCTAACGCTGCTGCTGCGCTCGGCGGATGCGCAGGCAGCCGGCCCTACGACGGCGTCGCCGGCACAGAAGCCCGTGTGCGTTCCGGGCGCCAAGACTCCGTGCCGCGTGGGCGCGCTGCCGCGCGACCCGGagaaccaggaggaggagggcatGTTCAACGTCAAGGCGAGGGCCCCGAGCGGCGCGGGTGAcaccgacagcgacgacgactacaCCGACCCCGACCAGCCCAAGGACCCCGACCAgcccgacgacgacgacctcgtcgtTCTCGGCCACTGA